The Mycolicibacterium smegmatis genome has a window encoding:
- a CDS encoding LacI family DNA-binding transcriptional regulator — MSQGRPSRPTVRPTKADVARLANVSTATVSYVLNNVPGQRISEQTQEAVRRAAAELGYRPNLAARNLASGGSGVVLYIVGRLSLGNLPIEVGSRLTTALARHGIVLSLQFETDDDRNVVDAIADLNPMAITSTFPLTGNALAAATAAGIPQIHLGSSQLHAIGALDRSIGEMRVEHLASRGHTRLAFAYTTDEQLRPLGDYWLAGLHAAAQKRGLPEIAVASVASDGSNAADVVTRWADTGVTAICAQSDETAFVVLHGLRNAGLRCPRDMAVMGVNAIELGAVSAPPLTSVSFDAKAIVDVAVAAMMSELGYPTDSDPSDIDVATLIVRDST, encoded by the coding sequence GTGAGCCAAGGCAGACCGAGCCGACCTACCGTACGCCCGACCAAAGCCGACGTCGCCAGGCTCGCCAACGTCTCGACCGCCACGGTCAGTTATGTCCTCAACAACGTTCCGGGCCAGCGGATCTCGGAGCAGACGCAGGAGGCCGTGCGCCGTGCCGCGGCCGAACTCGGATACCGGCCCAACCTCGCGGCACGCAATCTCGCGTCCGGGGGCAGCGGCGTGGTGCTCTACATCGTCGGGCGGCTGTCGCTGGGCAACCTCCCCATCGAGGTCGGCAGCCGGCTCACCACCGCACTCGCCCGGCACGGCATCGTGTTGTCGCTGCAGTTCGAGACCGACGACGACCGCAACGTCGTCGACGCGATCGCCGACCTCAACCCGATGGCCATCACCAGCACGTTCCCCCTGACCGGCAACGCCCTGGCAGCCGCGACGGCGGCCGGCATACCCCAGATCCACCTGGGCAGTTCACAGTTGCACGCGATCGGTGCGCTCGACCGCAGCATCGGGGAGATGCGCGTCGAGCACCTGGCCTCGCGTGGGCACACACGGCTGGCGTTCGCCTACACCACCGACGAGCAACTGCGCCCGCTCGGCGACTACTGGCTCGCGGGTCTGCACGCGGCCGCGCAGAAGCGCGGGTTGCCCGAGATCGCGGTCGCGAGCGTCGCGTCCGACGGATCCAACGCGGCCGACGTCGTGACCCGGTGGGCCGACACGGGCGTCACGGCGATCTGCGCGCAGAGCGACGAGACGGCCTTCGTGGTGCTGCACGGTCTGCGCAACGCGGGCCTGCGCTGCCCGCGGGACATGGCGGTGATGGGGGTCAACGCGATCGAACTCGGCGCGGTGAGCGCGCCGCCGCTCACCTCGGTCTCGTTCGACGCCAAGGCGATCGTCGACGTCGCGGTCGCGGCGATGATGTCGGAGCTCGGCTACCCGACCGACTCGGATCCGAGCGACATCGACGTCGCGACGCTGATCGTGCGCGATTCAACCTGA
- a CDS encoding MFS transporter, protein MAVTDRETAVRRAVMGASIGNAVEWFDFAIYGFLATSIAANFFPAGDETAALLNTFAIFAAAFFMRPLGGFVFGPLGDRLGRQRVLAIVILLMSAATLGIGLLPTYSTIGVVAPLLLLLLRCLQGFSAGGEYGGGAVYLAEYATQRRRGLTVTFIAWSGVLGFLLGSITVTVLAALLPPEAMDTYGWRIPFLIAAPLGLVGLYIRLRLDDTPEFEKLDAADRVAKSPLREALRTARKPILQVIGMFIVFNVGYYVVFTFIPTYFIKTLEFSKTESFVSITLASLTALVLILPLAALSDRVGRKPLLLAGSIGFVVLAYPLFLLMTSGSVAAAIVGHCLLAAIESTYVATAVSAGVELFTTRVRYSGFSIGYNISVAVFGGTTPYVVTWLTAATGNHHAPALYLIVAAVVSVAAVLTLTENAGRPLPTDHADDAQRATMTS, encoded by the coding sequence ATGGCAGTCACAGACCGTGAGACCGCAGTGCGCAGAGCCGTCATGGGCGCATCGATCGGCAACGCCGTGGAATGGTTCGACTTCGCCATCTACGGCTTCCTCGCGACCTCCATCGCCGCGAACTTCTTCCCGGCGGGCGACGAAACCGCCGCACTGCTCAACACTTTCGCGATCTTCGCCGCTGCGTTCTTCATGCGTCCCCTCGGCGGCTTTGTCTTCGGACCGCTGGGTGACCGCCTGGGACGCCAGCGGGTCCTCGCGATCGTGATCCTGCTGATGTCGGCCGCGACCCTCGGCATCGGCCTGCTGCCCACCTACAGCACGATCGGCGTCGTGGCGCCGCTGCTGCTGTTGCTGCTGCGCTGCCTGCAGGGATTCTCCGCCGGCGGTGAATACGGCGGCGGCGCGGTGTATCTCGCGGAATACGCGACACAACGCCGCCGTGGGCTGACCGTCACGTTCATCGCCTGGTCCGGCGTGCTCGGGTTCCTGCTCGGCTCGATCACCGTGACCGTGCTGGCCGCGCTGCTGCCACCGGAGGCCATGGACACCTACGGATGGCGCATCCCGTTCCTCATCGCCGCACCGCTGGGGCTGGTCGGCCTCTACATCCGGCTGCGTCTCGACGACACCCCCGAGTTCGAGAAGCTCGACGCGGCCGACCGCGTCGCCAAATCCCCGCTGCGCGAGGCGCTCCGCACCGCCCGGAAACCGATCCTGCAGGTCATCGGCATGTTCATCGTCTTCAACGTGGGCTACTACGTGGTGTTCACGTTCATCCCCACCTACTTCATCAAGACGCTGGAGTTCAGCAAGACCGAGTCGTTCGTGTCGATCACGCTCGCGAGCCTCACGGCCCTTGTACTGATCCTGCCGCTGGCCGCGCTGTCGGACCGGGTGGGGCGCAAACCGCTGCTGCTGGCCGGCTCGATCGGGTTCGTGGTGCTGGCATACCCGCTGTTCCTGCTCATGACATCCGGGTCGGTGGCCGCCGCGATCGTCGGGCACTGCCTGCTCGCGGCCATCGAATCGACGTACGTCGCAACCGCGGTCAGCGCCGGCGTCGAGCTGTTCACCACGCGCGTGCGCTACAGCGGCTTCTCGATCGGCTACAACATCTCGGTCGCGGTGTTCGGCGGGACGACGCCGTACGTCGTCACCTGGCTCACCGCGGCCACCGGCAACCACCACGCGCCCGCGCTGTATCTCATCGTCGCGGCCGTCGTCTCGGTCGCCGCGGTGCTCACCCTCACCGAGAACGCGGGACGTCCGCTGCCGACCGACCACGCAGACGACGCGCAGCGTGCCACGATGACATCGTGA
- the ahpD gene encoding alkyl hydroperoxide reductase AhpD has translation MSIDNIKSALPEYAKDLKLNLGSIANTTELTEQQLWGALVATAAATKNARLLREISEDALDILSEEAYNAALGAAAIMGMNNVFYRTKGQLDGKYDDLRAGLRMNIIGNPGVAKEDFELWSLAVSAINGCGHCLAAHEKTLRDADVARTTIFEAIRLASIVSGVAQALLTADTLAAV, from the coding sequence ATGAGCATCGACAACATCAAGTCGGCCCTGCCCGAGTACGCCAAGGATCTCAAGCTCAACCTGGGCAGCATCGCCAACACGACCGAGCTCACCGAGCAGCAGTTGTGGGGCGCGCTGGTCGCCACCGCGGCCGCCACCAAGAACGCGCGGCTGCTGCGTGAGATCTCGGAGGACGCGCTCGACATCCTCAGTGAAGAGGCCTACAACGCCGCTCTCGGCGCGGCCGCGATCATGGGGATGAACAACGTCTTCTACCGCACCAAGGGGCAGCTCGACGGCAAGTACGACGACCTTCGCGCCGGCCTGCGGATGAACATCATCGGCAACCCCGGTGTCGCCAAGGAGGACTTCGAGCTGTGGTCGCTGGCGGTTTCGGCGATCAACGGCTGTGGTCACTGCCTTGCCGCGCACGAGAAGACGCTGCGTGACGCGGATGTCGCGCGCACGACGATCTTCGAGGCGATCCGCCTCGCGTCGATCGTCTCCGGTGTCGCTCAGGCGCTGCTCACCGCGGACACCCTCGCCGCGGTCTAG
- a CDS encoding peroxiredoxin, with protein sequence MALLTIGDQFPEYDLTAVVGGDLSKVDAKQPDDYFTRVTSKDYEGKWRIIFFWPKDFTFVCPTEIAAFGKLNEDFEDRDAKVLGVSVDNEFVHFQWRAQHEDLKTLPFPMVSDLKRELTAACGVLNADGVADRATFIVDPNNEVQFVSVTAGSVGRNVDEVLRVLDALQSDELCACNWKKGDPTINAGELLAGAV encoded by the coding sequence ATGGCTCTTTTGACGATCGGTGACCAGTTTCCGGAGTACGACCTGACCGCTGTGGTTGGCGGCGATCTGTCCAAGGTTGACGCCAAGCAGCCCGATGACTACTTCACCCGCGTCACCAGCAAGGATTACGAGGGCAAGTGGCGCATCATCTTCTTCTGGCCCAAGGACTTCACGTTCGTGTGCCCGACGGAGATCGCGGCCTTCGGCAAGCTGAACGAGGACTTCGAGGACCGCGACGCCAAGGTGCTCGGTGTGTCGGTGGACAACGAGTTCGTCCACTTCCAGTGGCGTGCACAGCACGAGGACCTCAAGACCCTGCCCTTCCCGATGGTCTCGGATCTCAAGCGTGAGCTGACCGCCGCGTGCGGCGTGCTCAACGCCGACGGTGTCGCCGACCGCGCGACCTTCATCGTCGACCCCAACAACGAGGTCCAGTTCGTGTCGGTGACCGCGGGCTCGGTGGGCCGCAACGTCGACGAGGTGCTGCGCGTGCTCGACGCGCTGCAGTCCGACGAACTGTGCGCGTGCAACTGGAAGAAGGGCGATCCGACGATCAACGCAGGCGAGCTGCTGGCTGGGGCGGTGTGA
- a CDS encoding neutral zinc metallopeptidase: MNVDVGRRMVARVCWGAFLAVCAITLAGCSSDPVIAGRATSMLFVPDRVGGLQVTEGPSGTRPDAPAPRRQAENTDGGQIDNLALLAVDDIEDFWSQNYSGGSLRGSFTPIRRLVSYNSDQSPGIEICGEDTEGLTNAFYCFNDDVMAWDRGVAIPVAAQYFGQMGVVGVMAHEYGHAVQHQAGLIDTRSTPVLIAEQQADCFAGVYLRWVAAGNSPRFALSTGDGLNHVLAGIIYIRDPLMTQLDAALTGNEHGSALDRVSAFQIGFSGNVDQCAAIDMDDIKKRRGDLPKFLDGVVADPSAGNDEITEDLLTDVMDSLGQIFAPADPPSLTIGDASGCPDAQPTPPASYCPATNTIVVDMPGLQALGETKTENEEQELLQGDNSAISVLTSRYALAVAREKGHAIDNPVAAMRTACLTGVAQAAMAEPGLPVRLSAGDTDEAISGLLTNGLAASDVNGALLPAGFTRILGYRSGLQGDDAQCYQRFP; encoded by the coding sequence ATGAATGTGGACGTCGGAAGGCGGATGGTGGCGAGGGTTTGCTGGGGAGCCTTCCTTGCGGTATGTGCGATCACGCTGGCCGGGTGCAGCAGCGACCCGGTGATCGCCGGGCGGGCGACGTCGATGCTGTTCGTCCCCGACCGCGTCGGCGGGCTGCAGGTGACCGAGGGCCCGAGCGGCACCCGGCCTGACGCCCCCGCCCCCAGACGCCAGGCCGAGAACACCGACGGCGGCCAGATCGACAACCTGGCACTGCTCGCGGTCGACGACATCGAAGATTTCTGGTCGCAGAACTATTCGGGCGGATCGCTGCGCGGTTCGTTCACGCCGATCCGCCGCCTGGTGTCCTACAACTCCGACCAGTCCCCCGGCATCGAGATCTGCGGTGAGGACACCGAAGGCCTCACCAACGCGTTCTACTGCTTCAACGACGACGTCATGGCCTGGGACCGCGGCGTCGCGATCCCGGTGGCCGCACAGTATTTCGGCCAGATGGGCGTGGTCGGCGTGATGGCCCACGAATACGGCCACGCCGTGCAGCATCAGGCCGGGCTGATCGACACCCGGTCGACGCCCGTGCTAATCGCCGAACAACAGGCCGACTGCTTCGCCGGGGTCTACCTGCGCTGGGTCGCGGCGGGCAATTCACCGCGCTTCGCGCTGAGCACAGGCGACGGTCTCAACCATGTCCTCGCGGGCATCATCTACATCCGCGATCCGCTCATGACACAACTCGACGCCGCGCTCACCGGCAACGAACACGGTTCGGCGCTCGACCGCGTGAGCGCCTTCCAGATCGGCTTCAGCGGCAACGTCGACCAGTGCGCTGCGATCGACATGGACGACATCAAGAAGCGGCGCGGCGACCTTCCCAAGTTCCTCGACGGCGTCGTCGCCGATCCCTCGGCCGGAAACGACGAGATCACCGAGGACCTGCTCACCGACGTCATGGACTCGCTGGGCCAGATCTTCGCGCCGGCCGACCCGCCGAGCCTGACCATCGGCGACGCGTCCGGATGCCCCGACGCGCAACCCACACCGCCTGCGTCGTACTGCCCGGCCACGAACACGATCGTCGTCGACATGCCGGGCCTGCAGGCCCTGGGCGAGACCAAGACCGAGAACGAGGAACAGGAGCTGCTGCAGGGCGACAACTCCGCGATCTCGGTGCTGACATCGCGCTACGCGCTCGCGGTCGCCCGCGAGAAGGGCCACGCGATCGACAATCCCGTGGCCGCCATGCGCACGGCGTGCCTCACCGGCGTCGCGCAGGCCGCGATGGCCGAACCCGGTCTGCCCGTGCGCCTGTCGGCGGGCGACACCGACGAGGCGATCAGCGGGTTGCTGACCAACGGGCTCGCGGCCAGCGACGTCAACGGCGCGTTGCTCCCCGCGGGGTTCACGCGCATCCTGGGCTACCGATCCGGGCTGCAAGGTGACGATGCGCAGTGCTACCAACGGTTCCCGTGA
- a CDS encoding DUF4333 domain-containing protein, protein MAAAAVVVIAAVAVGLWMRGEAGGPRLDVRQAEAGVAEILSDPVYGYGANDVAAVACNNGKNPRVEVGSTFMCAVDINGTVRQVVVEFTDDDGTYAVDGPR, encoded by the coding sequence ATGGCCGCGGCGGCCGTCGTCGTCATCGCCGCGGTGGCCGTGGGACTGTGGATGCGCGGTGAGGCCGGCGGCCCGCGCCTCGACGTGCGCCAGGCCGAGGCCGGCGTGGCCGAGATCCTGTCCGATCCGGTGTACGGCTACGGCGCGAACGACGTTGCCGCGGTGGCGTGCAACAACGGCAAGAACCCCCGCGTCGAGGTCGGCTCGACGTTCATGTGCGCGGTCGACATCAACGGCACCGTGCGGCAGGTGGTGGTCGAGTTCACCGACGACGACGGCACGTACGCCGTCGACGGCCCCCGCTGA
- a CDS encoding fatty acyl-AMP ligase: MGRVSSGSTVAHSSSIEDYLRSDGTIVVPDGVTLTSFLDRNRAIYGDRPSYRFIDYSHDPDGQAVELSWNALWAQVCAVGARLQQVTRPRDRVAILTPQGVDYVAAFFAAIHAGNVAVPLFAPSLAGHTERLAAVLADARPTVVLTTTAASESVRKFLRTLPAAERPRMIAVDAVPTTLADMFTAPEVDTDDVAYLQYTSGSTRTPAGVEITHRNVCTNVLQMILAGDLEMGIRSVSWLPLYHDMGLIMIMFPALCGNHITLMDPMAFVRRPYRWIKQLGIEAAYGRTLAAAPNFAYELAAERGLPPSGDALDLSNVVTLLNGSEPVTMAAVEKFTTAFAPYGLPATAVKPSYGMAEATLSVASIAPSAAASVIHFDREELSAGRAVAVAHGTDRAVPHVSCGQPIPNQWAVIADADGNEAPDGAVGEIWLHGNNIGQGYFGRADETERVFGNKLQTRLDAGSHADGAPDNGAWLATGDLGVYVDGELYLTGRIKDLIVIDGRNHYPTDIETTVSLSSPAVRSGYVAAFSIPGERGEELAIVAERAAGAGRAEPGPIVDAVRAAVSRQHQVRVADVRMVAAGVIPRTTSGKLARSACRAEYLAGKYDPVAKTAPQPA; the protein is encoded by the coding sequence ATGGGTCGGGTTTCGTCGGGCAGCACTGTCGCCCATTCCTCCTCCATCGAGGACTACCTCCGCTCCGACGGCACCATCGTGGTGCCCGACGGCGTCACACTCACGTCTTTCCTCGACCGCAATCGCGCGATCTACGGGGACCGTCCGTCGTACCGGTTCATCGACTATTCGCACGATCCCGACGGTCAGGCCGTCGAGCTCAGCTGGAATGCCCTGTGGGCGCAGGTGTGCGCGGTCGGCGCGCGCCTGCAGCAGGTCACCCGGCCGCGCGACCGCGTCGCGATCCTGACCCCGCAGGGCGTGGACTACGTCGCGGCGTTCTTCGCGGCGATCCACGCGGGCAATGTCGCGGTGCCGCTGTTCGCACCGAGTCTCGCGGGCCACACCGAGCGCCTCGCGGCCGTGCTGGCCGACGCAAGGCCCACCGTCGTGCTGACGACCACCGCGGCCTCGGAGTCGGTGCGCAAGTTCCTGCGCACGCTGCCCGCGGCCGAGCGGCCGCGCATGATCGCCGTCGACGCGGTACCCACGACGCTGGCCGACATGTTCACCGCGCCCGAGGTCGACACCGACGACGTCGCCTACCTGCAGTACACGTCGGGTTCGACGCGCACGCCGGCAGGCGTCGAGATCACGCATCGCAACGTGTGCACCAACGTGCTGCAGATGATCCTCGCCGGTGATCTGGAGATGGGCATCCGCAGCGTCAGCTGGCTGCCGCTCTACCACGACATGGGCCTGATCATGATCATGTTCCCGGCGTTGTGCGGCAACCACATCACGCTCATGGATCCCATGGCGTTCGTCCGGCGGCCCTACCGCTGGATCAAGCAGCTCGGCATCGAGGCCGCCTACGGGCGCACACTCGCGGCCGCACCGAATTTCGCCTACGAGCTGGCCGCCGAGCGCGGGCTCCCGCCGAGCGGCGACGCGCTGGATCTGAGCAACGTCGTGACGCTGCTCAACGGGTCCGAACCGGTGACCATGGCGGCGGTCGAGAAGTTCACGACGGCGTTCGCGCCGTACGGACTGCCCGCGACCGCGGTCAAACCGTCCTACGGCATGGCCGAGGCGACGCTGTCGGTCGCGAGCATCGCGCCGTCGGCCGCGGCCAGCGTCATCCACTTCGACCGCGAGGAGCTGAGCGCGGGCCGCGCCGTGGCCGTCGCGCACGGCACCGACCGCGCCGTGCCGCACGTGTCGTGCGGTCAGCCGATCCCCAACCAGTGGGCCGTGATCGCCGACGCCGACGGCAACGAGGCACCTGACGGCGCGGTGGGCGAGATCTGGTTGCACGGCAACAACATCGGGCAGGGCTACTTCGGCCGTGCCGACGAGACCGAGCGCGTGTTCGGCAACAAGCTGCAGACGCGCCTGGACGCGGGCAGCCACGCCGACGGCGCACCCGACAACGGCGCGTGGCTCGCGACAGGCGATCTCGGTGTCTACGTCGACGGTGAGCTGTACCTGACCGGACGGATCAAGGACCTCATCGTCATCGACGGCCGCAACCACTACCCCACCGACATCGAGACCACGGTGAGCCTGTCGTCACCGGCCGTGCGGTCCGGTTACGTCGCGGCGTTCTCGATCCCCGGCGAGCGCGGCGAGGAGCTGGCGATCGTCGCCGAGCGCGCGGCGGGTGCGGGCCGCGCCGAACCCGGCCCGATCGTCGACGCCGTGCGCGCCGCGGTGTCGCGTCAGCATCAGGTGCGGGTGGCCGATGTGCGGATGGTCGCCGCGGGCGTCATCCCTCGCACGACGAGCGGCAAGCTCGCGCGCAGCGCGTGCCGCGCGGAATATCTGGCGGGCAAGTACGACCCGGTCGCGAAAACTGCGCCGCAACCGGCGTGA
- a CDS encoding DUF3817 domain-containing protein, protein MTEPAAEVSTPRETIRKALVGYRIFAWATGLWLIALCYEMVLKYIVQVDNPPGWIGIVHGWVYFIYLMFTANLAVKIRWPIGKTIGVLLAGTIPFLGIIVEHFNTRDVKKRFEL, encoded by the coding sequence ATGACCGAACCGGCAGCCGAGGTCAGCACCCCCAGGGAGACCATCCGCAAGGCGCTCGTGGGCTACCGTATCTTCGCGTGGGCGACCGGCCTGTGGCTGATCGCGCTGTGCTACGAGATGGTGCTCAAGTACATCGTCCAGGTCGACAACCCGCCGGGCTGGATCGGCATCGTGCACGGCTGGGTGTACTTCATCTACCTGATGTTCACGGCCAACCTGGCGGTCAAGATCCGCTGGCCCATCGGCAAGACCATCGGCGTGCTGCTGGCAGGCACCATCCCGTTCCTCGGCATCATCGTCGAGCACTTCAACACCCGCGACGTCAAGAAGCGCTTCGAGCTCTAA
- the rdgB gene encoding RdgB/HAM1 family non-canonical purine NTP pyrophosphatase, which yields MTELLVASRNKKKLAELRRVLDAAGISGLRLLSLDDVAPYDESPETGATFEENALAKARDGFEATGLACVADDSGITVAALNGMPGVLSARWSGTHGNDAANTELLLAQLADVPDERRGAAFVSACALVSASGSTVVRGEWPGTVTREPRGDGGFGYDPVFLPEGSERTAAELTPAEKDASSHRGRALTLLVPALRALEG from the coding sequence GTGACTGAACTGCTCGTGGCCAGCCGCAACAAGAAGAAGCTGGCCGAACTGAGGCGTGTGCTCGACGCGGCGGGCATATCGGGTCTGCGGCTGTTGTCCCTCGACGACGTCGCCCCGTACGACGAATCACCCGAGACCGGTGCGACTTTCGAGGAGAACGCGTTGGCCAAGGCCCGCGACGGGTTCGAGGCGACCGGGCTGGCGTGCGTGGCCGACGACTCGGGGATCACCGTCGCGGCGCTCAACGGCATGCCGGGAGTGCTGTCGGCACGCTGGTCCGGCACGCACGGCAACGACGCCGCCAACACCGAACTGCTGCTCGCGCAACTGGCCGATGTGCCCGACGAGCGCCGCGGCGCGGCGTTCGTGTCGGCGTGCGCGTTGGTGTCGGCCTCGGGATCGACTGTGGTGCGCGGCGAGTGGCCCGGCACGGTCACGCGTGAACCCCGCGGCGACGGCGGGTTCGGCTACGACCCGGTGTTCCTGCCCGAGGGGTCGGAGCGCACGGCCGCCGAGCTCACCCCGGCCGAGAAGGACGCGTCCTCACACCGCGGCCGCGCGTTGACGCTCCTGGTGCCCGCGCTGCGCGCGTTGGAGGGTTAG
- the rph gene encoding ribonuclease PH: protein MSRREDGRLDDELRPVVITRGFTSHPAGSVLVEFGQTRVMCTASVTEGVPRWRKGSGQGWLTAEYAMLPAATHDRSDRESVKGRIGGRTQEISRLIGRSLRACIDLAALGENTIAIDCDVLQADGGTRTAAITGAYVALSDAVTWLAAAGRLSDPRPLSCAIAAVSVGVVDGRVRVDLPYSEDSRAEVDMNVVATDTGTLVEIQGTGEGATFPRSTLDKMLDAALGATEQLFVLQREALDAPYPGVLPEGPAPKKAFGS, encoded by the coding sequence GTGTCCAGACGAGAAGACGGGCGGCTTGACGACGAGCTGCGTCCAGTGGTGATCACCCGCGGCTTCACCTCGCATCCGGCGGGTTCGGTGCTCGTGGAGTTCGGCCAGACCCGGGTCATGTGTACGGCATCGGTGACCGAGGGGGTGCCGCGCTGGCGCAAGGGCTCCGGGCAGGGCTGGCTCACCGCGGAGTACGCGATGCTGCCCGCCGCCACGCACGACCGCTCGGACCGTGAGTCGGTCAAGGGCCGCATCGGCGGCCGCACGCAGGAGATCAGCCGGCTGATCGGCCGGTCGCTGCGCGCGTGCATCGACCTCGCGGCGCTGGGCGAGAACACCATCGCGATCGACTGCGATGTGCTGCAGGCCGACGGCGGCACGCGCACCGCGGCCATCACGGGCGCCTACGTGGCGCTGTCCGACGCGGTGACGTGGCTCGCCGCGGCGGGCCGGCTGTCGGATCCGCGGCCGCTTTCGTGCGCGATCGCCGCCGTGTCGGTCGGCGTGGTCGACGGACGCGTGCGGGTCGACCTGCCCTACTCCGAGGATTCGCGTGCCGAGGTCGACATGAACGTCGTCGCCACCGACACGGGAACGCTCGTCGAGATCCAGGGCACCGGCGAAGGGGCCACGTTCCCGCGCTCGACGCTCGACAAGATGCTCGACGCCGCGCTCGGGGCCACCGAGCAGTTGTTCGTGCTGCAGCGTGAGGCGCTCGACGCGCCGTACCCGGGTGTGCTTCCCGAGGGGCCGGCCCCGAAAAAGGCGTTCGGAAGCTGA
- a CDS encoding cyclic nucleotide-degrading phosphodiesterase: protein MRLTILGCSGSVVGPDSPASGYLVTAPDTVPMVIDFGGGVLGALQRYADPNTVNVLLSHLHADHCLDLPGLFVWRRYHPMPATTRGVLYGPAQTWTRLGMASSPEGGEVDDFSDIFEVRNWVDGQSVTLGALDVTPRLVCHPTESYGMRFTDPSGATLVYSGDTGYCDALVELARGADIFLCEASWTHDPSRPPRLHLSGTEAGRAAAEAGVGELLLTHIPPWTSREDVISEAKAEFDGPVHAVVCGEAFDITRG, encoded by the coding sequence GTGCGTTTGACCATCCTGGGTTGCTCCGGCAGCGTTGTCGGCCCGGATTCGCCGGCCTCGGGCTACCTCGTCACCGCACCGGACACGGTCCCGATGGTCATCGACTTCGGCGGCGGAGTGCTCGGTGCGTTGCAGCGCTATGCCGACCCCAACACGGTCAACGTCCTGCTGTCGCATCTGCACGCCGACCACTGCCTCGATCTGCCCGGGCTGTTCGTGTGGCGCCGTTACCATCCGATGCCCGCCACCACGCGCGGTGTGCTGTACGGCCCGGCCCAGACGTGGACCCGGCTGGGCATGGCGTCCTCACCCGAGGGCGGCGAGGTCGACGACTTCTCCGACATCTTCGAGGTGCGCAACTGGGTGGACGGCCAGTCGGTCACGCTCGGCGCGCTCGACGTCACGCCGCGGCTGGTGTGCCACCCCACCGAGTCCTACGGCATGCGGTTCACCGATCCCTCGGGCGCCACACTGGTCTACAGCGGCGACACCGGCTACTGCGACGCACTCGTCGAACTGGCGCGCGGCGCCGACATCTTCCTGTGCGAGGCGTCGTGGACGCACGATCCGTCCCGCCCGCCGCGCCTGCACCTTTCGGGCACCGAGGCGGGCCGGGCCGCGGCCGAGGCCGGTGTCGGTGAGTTGCTGCTGACCCACATCCCGCCGTGGACCTCGCGTGAGGACGTCATCAGCGAGGCGAAGGCCGAGTTCGACGGCCCCGTGCACGCGGTGGTGTGCGGCGAGGCGTTCGACATCACCCGCGGCTGA
- the murI gene encoding glutamate racemase, with amino-acid sequence MSDRLAPIGIFDSGVGGLTVARAIIDQLPDEDIVYVGDTGNGPYGPLTIPQIRAHSLAIGDDLVSRGVKALVIACNTASSACLRDARERYSPVPVVEVILPAVRRAVAATRNGRIGVIGTQATIASGAYQDAFAAARDTEVFTVACPRFVDFVERGVTSGRQVLGLAEGYLEPLQLAEVDTLVLGCTHYPMLSGLIQLAMGDNVTLVSSAEETAKDLLRVLTELDLLRPHPDDPSVTAVRRFEATGDPEAFTALAARFLGPTLDGVRPVRRHAGAGR; translated from the coding sequence ATGAGCGATCGACTCGCGCCGATCGGGATCTTCGATTCCGGTGTCGGCGGCCTCACGGTGGCGCGCGCCATCATCGACCAACTGCCCGACGAGGACATCGTCTACGTCGGCGACACCGGCAACGGGCCGTACGGGCCGCTGACCATCCCGCAGATCCGCGCGCACTCCCTGGCGATCGGCGACGACCTCGTGTCGCGCGGCGTCAAGGCACTGGTGATCGCATGCAACACCGCGTCGTCGGCGTGCCTGCGCGACGCCAGGGAGCGCTACTCGCCGGTGCCCGTCGTCGAGGTGATCCTGCCCGCGGTGCGCCGCGCGGTCGCGGCCACCCGCAACGGGCGCATCGGGGTGATCGGCACCCAGGCGACGATCGCCTCGGGCGCCTACCAGGACGCGTTCGCCGCGGCCCGCGACACCGAGGTGTTCACGGTGGCGTGCCCGCGGTTCGTCGACTTCGTCGAGCGCGGCGTCACCAGCGGCCGCCAGGTGCTCGGCCTCGCCGAGGGCTACCTGGAACCCCTGCAACTCGCCGAGGTCGACACGCTGGTGCTCGGCTGCACCCACTACCCGATGCTGTCGGGGCTGATCCAGCTCGCGATGGGCGACAACGTCACGCTCGTGTCGTCGGCCGAGGAAACCGCCAAGGACCTGCTGCGGGTGCTGACCGAATTGGATTTGCTGCGACCGCATCCGGACGACCCGTCGGTGACCGCCGTGCGGCGCTTCGAGGCGACCGGCGATCCCGAGGCCTTCACGGCCCTGGCCGCGCGTTTCCTGGGCCCGACGTTGGACGGTGTGCGTCCGGTCCGACGTCACGCCGGCGCCGGAAGATGA